A genomic segment from Triticum dicoccoides isolate Atlit2015 ecotype Zavitan chromosome 1A, WEW_v2.0, whole genome shotgun sequence encodes:
- the LOC119355160 gene encoding mitogen-activated protein kinase kinase kinase 17-like — translation MAVGKQWTRLRTLGRGGSGAEVFLAADDVSGQLFAVKSATAACASALKREEGLMSCLRSPRVVSCIGGRDARDGSYQLFLEFAPGGSLADRVASNGGLDECAVRGYAADVAAGLAYVHGAGMVHGDVKGRNVVIGADGRAKLADFGCSKKAAADGPIIGGTPAFMAPEVARGEEQGPAADVWALGCTVVEMATGRAPWTGMDGNALAALHRIGYTEAVPEVPEWMSAEAKDFLRGCLIRQASGRCTAEQLLKHPFLAAVVDGAKPQAVESKSKWVSPKSTLDAAFWGSESDTEEAEHDSTAERRIGALACPASALPDWDSDEGWIDVLSAPTEAADADAVPAKETTGIIAGIIAITSEEESVLDAESGFPDIAVDVEHSRSFLDAGEAYEADPVVRHYQFLKSLVCGQLVSCTCKLLVQTVLFCNIITDAIEFVDTQTVSRLAPLLCFVRSYFCSPLLRDNDGFTRKKKIMIDELKEKLGWT, via the coding sequence ATGGCCGTGGGCAAGCAATGGACGCGGCTGCGCACGCTCGGCCGCGGCGGCTCGGGGGCTGAGGTCTTCCTCGCCGCGGACGATGTGTCGGGCCAGCTCTTCGCGGTCAAGTCCGCGACGGCGGCGTGCGCCTCGGCTCTTAAGAGGGAGGAGGGCCTCATGTCCTGCCTGCGCTCCCCGcgcgtcgtctcctgcatcggcggccGCGACGCCCGCGACGGCTCCTACCAGCTCTTCCTCGAGTTCGCCCCCGGCGGCTCGCTGGCGGACCGGGTGGCCAGCAACGGGGGGCTCGACGAGTGCGCCGTCCGCGGGTACGCCGCTGACGTGGCGGCCGGGCTCGCGTACGTTCACGGCGCCGGGATGGTGCACGGGGACGTCAAGGGCAGGAACGTGGTGATCGGCGCCGACGGCCGCGCCAAGCTCGCGGACTTCGGGTGCTCTAAGAAAGCGGCCGCCGATGGTCCGATCATCGGCGGCACGCCGGCGTTCATGGCGCCGGAGGTGGCGCGCGGCGAGGAGCAGGGCCCCGCGGCCGACGTCTGGGCGCTCGGCTGCACGGTCGTCGAGATGGCCACAGGCCGCGCCCCGTGGACCGGCATGGACGGCAACGCGCTCGCCGCGCTGCACCGGATCGGGTACACGGAGGCCGTGCCCGAGGTGCCCGAGTGGATGTCCGCTGAGGCAAAGGACTTCCTGCGCGGCTGCCTGATCAGGCAGGCCAGCGGCCGGTGCACGGCGGAGCAGCTGttgaagcatccgttcttggccgcCGTCGTTGACGGCGCGAAGCCACAAGCCGTGGAGAGCAAAAGCAAATGGGTGTCGCCCAAGAGCACGCTGGACGCGGCATTCTGGGGGTCGGAGTCAGACACCGAGGAGGCGGAGCACGACAGCACGGCCGAGAGGAGGATCGGAGCATTGGCCTGCCCTGCCTCGGCGCTCCCGGACTGGGACTCCGACGAGGGCTGGATCGACGTGCTCTCCGCACCAACCGAAGCAGCGGACGCAGACGCcgtgccggccaaggagacgactgGCATCATCGCTGGCATTATCGCGATCACAAGTGAAGAAGAATCAGTACTAGATGCAGAGTCGGGCTTTCCCGACATTGCCGTTGACGTAGAGCACAGCAGGAGCTTCCTCGACGCAGGAGAAGCATATGAGGCTGACCCAGTCGTTAGGCATTACCAGTTTTTGAAGAGTTTAGTTTGTGGCCAATTAGTGTCATGCACTTGTAAATTATTAGTGCAAACAGTACTGTTTTGCAACATAATCACTGATGCAATCGAATTCGTTGATACACAAACAGTATCCCGCTTGGCGCCGCTCCTCTGTTTTGTCCGCTCATACTTCTGCTCCCCATTGCTACGTGATAATGATGGGTTCACCCGGAAAAAAAAGATAATGATTGACGAATTAAAGGAAAAATTAGGTTGGACTTAG